The proteins below are encoded in one region of Zootoca vivipara chromosome 10, rZooViv1.1, whole genome shotgun sequence:
- the LOC118090920 gene encoding general transcription factor II-I repeat domain-containing protein 2-like: MSRKRKVDSECRVFNEQWTYDYFFTQYKERGVCLICHDTVSVFKQFNIQRHYNTHHKDRYSSLTGQLRKDEIARLKTALTAQQNVFVKRKQENISSLRASFQISRLIARNGKPFVEGEFVKECILTASKEMCPEKTELFSTLSLSGSTVTRRIEEMGGNLHELLQNSSEKLRYFSLALDESTDIRDSAQLLIFIRGTNEKFEFTEELAALQSIKGTTTGEDIFAKVQQTIHDLKLDWAKLASITTDGAPSMVGRTRGVVARINQEMDRHNQPHPIAIHCLIHQQVLCCKRSLKLDAVMKTVVSCVNFIRAHALNHRQFQEFLSELNVEHEDLPYHTEVRWLSRGRVLKRFYELLPQVYDFMLMKDREVPELQDDEWKWLLAFLTDITELLNSFNIQLQGKGKLIGEMFAHVKAFQGKLDLIVRHVKEKNFFHLPTTQNRSLGNPTVPFPKEACVDLVESLQKEFQTRFKELHIHEKDIHLFRNPFCVDIDTADPIHQMELIELQTCDALKDAFKTSSLADFYASLPSETYPNIRNHALRFATVFGSTYVCEQTFSRMKHLKSPTRSRLTDEHLHHLLRLAVTNMEPDIDHLISQKQAHSSHSSH; this comes from the coding sequence ATGTCACGTAAAAGAAAAGTGGACTCCGAGTGCAGAGTTTTCAACGAACAGTGGACATACGACTACTTTTTCACCCAATACAAAGAAAGAGGCGTTTGTCTTATTTGCCACGACACGGTGTCTGTCTTCAAGCAATTCAATATCCAACGACACTACAATACTCACCACAAGGATAGATATTCTTCTTTGACAGGACAATTAAGAAAAGATGAAATAGCGAGACTGAAAACTGCCTTGACAGCTCAACAAAATGTGTTTGTGAAGCGGAAGCAGGAGAACATTTCGTCTTTGCGAGCAAGTTTTCAGATTTCCAGGCTTATAGCCCGCAATGGAAAACCCTTTGTAGAGGGAGAATTTGTTAAAGAATGTATTCTTACAGCCTCCAAAGAGATGTGTCCGGAGAAGACTGAATTGTTTTCCACATTGAGTCTTTCTGGAAGCACAGTGACTCGTAGGATtgaagaaatggggggaaatttgcatgAACTTTTGCAAAATTCCTCAGAAAAGCTTCGTTACTTCTCGCTGGCACTGGACGAAAGCACAGATATCCGTGATTCTGCGCAACTCCTAATTTTCATCCGTGGAACAAATGAAAAGTTTGAATTCACAGAAGAGCTTGCTGCACTGCAAAGCATCAAGGGAACAACGACTGGAGAGGATATCTTTGCAAAAGTTCAGCAAACTATCCATGATTTGAAGTTGGACTGGGCTAAACTTGCCAGTATCACAACAGATGGTGCTCCTAGCATGGTGGGGCGTACAAGAGGAGTGGTTGCACGCATCAACCAAGAGATGGACAGACACAATCAGCCACATCCAATAGCAATACACTGCCTTATCCACCAACAAGTGCTGTGTTGCAAAAGATCGCTGAAGTTGGACGCAGTCATGAAAACTGTGGTGTCCTGTGTGAACTTCATTAGAGCTCAtgcacttaaccacaggcagttTCAAGAATTTCTGTCAGAGTTAAATGTTGAGCATGAAGATCTACCATACCACACAGAGGTCCGTTGGCTGAGTCGAGGAAGAGTTTTAAAACGTTTCTACGAATTACTTCCTCAAGTTTATGATTTTATGCTGATGAAAGACAGAGAAGTGCCAGAGCTCCAAGATGACGaatggaaatggctgcttgcctttctgactgacatAACCGAGCTACTGAACAGTTTCAATATTCAATTGCAAGGAAAGGGGAAGCtcattggtgaaatgtttgcACATGTGAAAGCGTTCCAAGGGAAATTAGACTTAATTGTTAGACAtgtgaaggagaaaaacttttttcaTCTCCCCACAACTCAAAACCGGTCATTGGGAAATCCAACAGTTCCATTCCCAAAAGAAGCATGTGTGGATTTAGTGGAGAGTCTGCAAAAGGAGTTCCAAACAAGATTTAAGGAGCTTCACATCCATGAAAAGGACATACATCTTTTCCGAAACCCTTTTTGTGTGGACATTGACACTGCAGATCCCATTCACCAAATGGAATTGATTGAACTGCAAACTTGTGATGCTTTGAAAGACGCATTCAAGACAAGCAGCCTTGCAGATTTCTACGCATCTCTCCCCTCAGAGACATATCCAAACATCAGAAACCATGCACTCAGATTTGCAACGGTCTTTGGCAGCACATATGTCTGCGAGCAAACTTTCTCTAGGATGAAACATCTGAAATCTCCCACGAGATCAAGACTGACAGATGAACACTTACATCACTTGCTAAGACTAGCAGTGACCAATATGGAACCAGATATAGACCATCTCATCAGCCAAAAGCAGGCCCATTCTTCCCATTCTTCCCATTGA